TATTCCCGACAACTCTCCAGTATGAGATTTATACAGATCCTTCTATCCTTGTCATACGGAGTTTCCTTTATGACCCTGAAGAGTCCATCGATATCATCCTGTTCGTACAACTGTTCGATCGCAGTAATCCTGATTCCCCGATGTTTGGAACGGAGCGCTATCGTGATCATCCAATCATGATACATTCTGGCCAATGCCGGATCATCTCCGATATAATCTCTGAACGGTAAGATGTTCCGCTTAAACAGTTCGAAAGCAACGATTTCGTCATCGGTAGAAAGAATACGGTCGACCGTTTCCACACCCACCTTTTCAAGGGTTCGTCTCCGGTCGATATCAAAGGTCGGCATATATTACATAAAGAGAGAGGATTTAAAAATGTTGGACCTTGGACGTCTGAAAACACAGGTTGTTGTTGAAGAAAAATTTTATTAATGCAGAAGTTTGATTGTAATCGATGATAAACGATAAAACGGTCGATGAAATTCTGAAAGCCCTGTTAGAGCTTGAGATCAGAGGCAACGGTTTCTCAGAGAGGTTTGCGCTTGAGTTGCCTAAAGAGTTCAGGAGGGTCTTGGTTAAGAAAGGAAACAGATATTTCCTACCAGATTCGCTGAGAAGCAGGTATAAGGTTGTTCTGACGGGAGGTGTGTTCGATATATTACATTACGGACATATCTATACACTCAACCGCGCAAAGAAGTACGGAGATGTACTGGTAGTGGTAATCGCACGGGACGAGACCGTTGAACGGTTGAAAGGTAAACTGCCTGTACATAACCAGAAGTACAGGAAGGCGATGGTTGAACAGCTTAAACCTGTCGATGTAGCGTTGATCGGGTCAAGGAATAGGTTGGCCACAATAAAAAGAGTACGTCCGGACGTCATCGTGTTCGGTT
This portion of the Candidatus Micrarchaeota archaeon genome encodes:
- a CDS encoding FAD synthase → MINDKTVDEILKALLELEIRGNGFSERFALELPKEFRRVLVKKGNRYFLPDSLRSRYKVVLTGGVFDILHYGHIYTLNRAKKYGDVLVVVIARDETVERLKGKLPVHNQKYRKAMVEQLKPVDVALIGSRNRLATIKRVRPDVIVFGYDQKPFVDAASVERITGKPCRIVRLKKPINDKIFKSSKIKDRLGV